A single region of the Streptomyces vilmorinianum genome encodes:
- a CDS encoding class F sortase translates to MSNSSKGWGIAVAACVGIWLVQNGSENVTPPIPSAAQAFAAGPNEHTDAAADPLPPSAPVRLRIPEIDVDTPMTPLGLGPDGALDVPPAGDRNLAGWYEDGTRPGAKGTAIVAGHVDNAQGPAVFYALGALRKGNRIEVDRQDGRTAVFTIDAVEVYGNKDFPDEKVYGEADRAELRVITCGGGFSKKSGYQGNVVAFGHLIGVR, encoded by the coding sequence GTGAGCAACAGCAGCAAGGGCTGGGGCATAGCCGTCGCCGCCTGCGTCGGCATCTGGCTCGTCCAGAACGGCTCGGAGAACGTCACCCCGCCGATCCCGTCCGCCGCCCAGGCGTTCGCCGCCGGGCCGAACGAGCACACGGACGCCGCCGCCGACCCGCTGCCGCCCTCCGCCCCGGTCCGGCTGCGCATCCCCGAGATCGACGTCGACACACCCATGACGCCGCTCGGGCTGGGCCCGGACGGCGCGCTGGACGTCCCGCCGGCGGGCGACCGCAACCTGGCCGGCTGGTACGAGGACGGCACCCGGCCCGGCGCCAAGGGCACCGCGATCGTGGCCGGCCACGTCGACAACGCCCAGGGCCCCGCCGTCTTCTACGCGCTCGGCGCGCTCAGGAAGGGCAACCGGATCGAGGTGGACCGGCAGGACGGCCGTACCGCCGTCTTCACGATCGACGCCGTCGAGGTGTACGGGAACAAGGACTTCCCCGACGAGAAGGTCTACGGGGAGGCGGACCGCGCCGAGCTGCGGGTGATCACCTGCGGGGGCGGTTTCTCGAAGAAGTCCGGCTACCAGGGGAACGTCGTGGCCTTCGGCCATCTCATCGGCGTGCGCTGA
- a CDS encoding aminotransferase class IV — translation MTTPPPHIEIDGVPAADPGLLATLMSGFGHFTAMQVRDGRVQGLGLHIDRLDRSTRELFGQAVDGGHVRALLSGALKTAGLRDATARVYVYEGVRTVVTLREPATASRAPQRLKSVDYWRPAAHIKHLGGFGQAYHGEAARREGFDEALLTSPSGEIAEGAITNIAFWDGTSLIWPSAPCLTGVTMALLRSRLESVRRRVTLADLTGLRAAFVTNSRGISPVGRIDEVEFTVDEELMGRVYAAYESVEWDEL, via the coding sequence ATGACGACACCTCCGCCCCACATCGAGATCGACGGCGTCCCGGCGGCCGACCCCGGGCTCCTCGCCACGCTCATGAGCGGCTTCGGCCACTTCACCGCGATGCAGGTACGGGACGGGCGCGTCCAGGGCCTCGGGCTGCACATCGACCGCCTCGACCGCTCGACCCGGGAGCTCTTCGGGCAGGCCGTCGACGGCGGGCACGTCCGCGCCCTCCTGTCCGGCGCCCTGAAGACGGCGGGCCTGCGGGACGCGACGGCGCGGGTGTACGTGTACGAGGGCGTCCGCACCGTGGTGACCCTCCGCGAGCCCGCGACGGCGTCCAGGGCCCCGCAGCGCCTGAAGTCCGTGGACTACTGGCGCCCGGCGGCCCACATCAAGCACCTCGGCGGCTTCGGGCAGGCGTACCACGGAGAGGCGGCCCGGCGGGAGGGCTTCGACGAGGCGCTCCTGACCTCCCCGTCCGGCGAGATCGCGGAGGGCGCGATCACCAACATCGCCTTCTGGGACGGCACTTCGCTGATCTGGCCGTCGGCCCCGTGTCTGACCGGCGTCACGATGGCGCTCCTCCGGTCCCGCCTGGAGTCGGTACGGCGCCGGGTGACGCTGGCGGACCTGACCGGGCTGCGGGCGGCGTTCGTGACGAACTCGCGGGGGATCTCGCCGGTGGGCCGGATCGACGAGGTGGAGTTCACGGTGGACGAGGAGCTGATGGGCCGGGTGTACGCGGCGTACGAGTCCGTCGAGTGGGACGAGCTGTAG
- a CDS encoding NADPH-dependent FMN reductase, producing the protein MDLTNSAYSAPVAHSTPLRLAVVVASNREGRFGPVIADWFLARTAERADFTVDVVDLADIDLPTSLSHRPDAAVRAELAKVSPVLAAADAFVVLTPEYNHSFPASLKSLIDWHFGEWQAKPVGFVSYGGMSGGLRAVEQLRQVYAEMHAVTVRDTVSFHHAHTHFDEDGRHKDPTAPDAAAKSMLDQLAWWADALRDAKSVRPYGA; encoded by the coding sequence ATGGACCTCACGAACTCCGCGTACTCCGCGCCCGTCGCCCACTCCACGCCGCTCAGGCTCGCCGTCGTCGTCGCCAGCAACCGCGAGGGGCGGTTCGGGCCCGTCATCGCCGACTGGTTCCTCGCCCGCACCGCCGAACGCGCAGACTTCACCGTCGACGTCGTCGACCTCGCCGACATCGACCTGCCCACCTCCCTCTCGCACAGGCCCGACGCCGCCGTCCGCGCCGAACTCGCCAAGGTCTCCCCGGTCCTCGCCGCCGCCGACGCCTTCGTCGTTCTCACCCCCGAGTACAACCACTCCTTCCCCGCCTCCCTCAAGTCCCTCATCGACTGGCACTTCGGCGAGTGGCAGGCCAAGCCGGTCGGCTTCGTCTCGTACGGCGGCATGTCCGGCGGACTGCGCGCCGTCGAGCAGCTGCGCCAGGTCTACGCCGAGATGCACGCCGTCACCGTCCGCGACACCGTCTCCTTCCACCACGCGCACACGCACTTCGACGAGGACGGGCGCCACAAGGACCCCACAGCACCCGACGCCGCCGCCAAGTCGATGCTCGACCAGCTCGCCTGGTGGGCCGACGCCCTGCGGGACGCCAAGTCGGTCCGCCCGTACGGCGCTTGA